From Numida meleagris isolate 19003 breed g44 Domestic line chromosome 4, NumMel1.0, whole genome shotgun sequence, the proteins below share one genomic window:
- the PQLC2L gene encoding putative uncharacterized protein PQLC2L isoform X1, protein MDLASSRRMCRECVGVLERCHRTDFHCLFSVCCTTSNLRCLSEWKGGPSAVFGLSAVLDSWRSHKSYRLLFSKSTANSERCMSLPYGSFPKLEVDTRVDGDVFCFTTSCAALFHLPHCKGGRETLSSDFLRQEALRWGDSRLLGNWVEQTPASGQEKIDQSAQTVTAISYVNMDVILISQFVYYKLKNQKMMKCSKSLKNFCVTWILMCVTLCIVLPCQLLIRNQDQSSVMERSNNSLDMIEMSGFVCGYISCVFYLGSRFPQLYKNFQRKSTEGTSYLLFALAMLGNCTYGLSLVLKMPTTESFRALYFLHHLPWLLGSFGVLLLDVFVTVQFLLYGQHKGRQHALVALEVEPLLLGEEQPSTVLSPAHAW, encoded by the exons TCAAATTTACGTTGCCTGTCGGAATGGAAAGGTGGACCAAGCGCTGTCTTTGGGCTTTCTGCTGTGTTGGATAGCTGGAGATCTCACAAATCTTATAGGCTGCTATTTAGCAAATCAACTGCCAATTCAG AAAGATGTATGTCACTCCCCTATGGAAGTTTTCCTAAGCTGGAGGTGGACACAAGAGTGGATGGAGATGTCTTCTGTTTTACAACATCGTGTGCAGCTCTGTTCCATCTCCCTCATTGTAAAGGGGGAAGAGAGACTCTCAGTTCTGACTTCTTGAGGCAGGAGGCACTAAGATGGGGAGATTCCAGACTGCTAGGAAACTGGGTAGAGCAGACTCCAGCATCAGGGCAGGAAAAGATTGATCAGTCTGCCCAG ACTGTCACTGCCATCTCTTACGTTAACATGGATGTAATTTTGATTTCACAATTTGTCTACTACAAGCTCAAGAATCAGAAGATGATGAAAT GCAGCAAAAGCCTGAAGAATTTCTGTGTAACCTGGATCTTGATGTGTGTAACCCTGTGTATTGTTTTACCCTGCCAGCTGTTAATAAGAAACCAAGATCAGAGTTCAGTAATGGAAAGGAGTAAT aactctCTTGATATGATTGAAATGTCAGGCTTCGTTTGTGGCTATATATCTTGTGTATTTTACTTGGGAAGTAGATTTCCTCAGCTGTATAAAAAT tttcagAGAAAGTCAACAGAAGGCACCTCTTACCTGTTGTTTGCATTAGCCATGCTGGGAAACTGTACGTATGGCCTCAGCCTTGTCTTAAAGATGCCTACTACTGAATCTTTCCGAGCCCTCTACTTTTTACACCATCTTCCGTGGCTGCTCGGGAGCTTTGGAGTTTTGTTACTAGATGTTTTT GTGACTGTGCAGTTCCTTCTGTATGGTCAGCACAAGGGGAGACAGCATGCACTGGTGGCACTGGAGGTGGAGCCGCTGCTGCTGGGCGAGGAGCAGCCTAGCactgtgctcagccctgctcacGCCTGGTGA
- the PQLC2L gene encoding putative uncharacterized protein PQLC2L isoform X6 produces MQRFFTADIQHCQIYVACRNGKVDQALSLGFLLCWIAGDLTNLIGCYLANQLPIQTVTAISYVNMDVILISQFVYYKLKNQKMMKCSKSLKNFCVTWILMCVTLCIVLPCQLLIRNQDQSSVMERSNNSLDMIEMSGFVCGYISCVFYLGSRFPQLYKNFQRKSTEGTSYLLFALAMLGNCTYGLSLVLKMPTTESFRALYFLHHLPWLLGSFGVLLLDVFVTVQFLLYGQHKGRQHALVALEVEPLLLGEEQPSTVLSPAHAW; encoded by the exons TCAAATTTACGTTGCCTGTCGGAATGGAAAGGTGGACCAAGCGCTGTCTTTGGGCTTTCTGCTGTGTTGGATAGCTGGAGATCTCACAAATCTTATAGGCTGCTATTTAGCAAATCAACTGCCAATTCAG ACTGTCACTGCCATCTCTTACGTTAACATGGATGTAATTTTGATTTCACAATTTGTCTACTACAAGCTCAAGAATCAGAAGATGATGAAAT GCAGCAAAAGCCTGAAGAATTTCTGTGTAACCTGGATCTTGATGTGTGTAACCCTGTGTATTGTTTTACCCTGCCAGCTGTTAATAAGAAACCAAGATCAGAGTTCAGTAATGGAAAGGAGTAAT aactctCTTGATATGATTGAAATGTCAGGCTTCGTTTGTGGCTATATATCTTGTGTATTTTACTTGGGAAGTAGATTTCCTCAGCTGTATAAAAAT tttcagAGAAAGTCAACAGAAGGCACCTCTTACCTGTTGTTTGCATTAGCCATGCTGGGAAACTGTACGTATGGCCTCAGCCTTGTCTTAAAGATGCCTACTACTGAATCTTTCCGAGCCCTCTACTTTTTACACCATCTTCCGTGGCTGCTCGGGAGCTTTGGAGTTTTGTTACTAGATGTTTTT GTGACTGTGCAGTTCCTTCTGTATGGTCAGCACAAGGGGAGACAGCATGCACTGGTGGCACTGGAGGTGGAGCCGCTGCTGCTGGGCGAGGAGCAGCCTAGCactgtgctcagccctgctcacGCCTGGTGA
- the PQLC2L gene encoding putative uncharacterized protein PQLC2L isoform X2 — protein MRLEITVISSIRLHAEVFHSGYSALSNLRCLSEWKGGPSAVFGLSAVLDSWRSHKSYRLLFSKSTANSERCMSLPYGSFPKLEVDTRVDGDVFCFTTSCAALFHLPHCKGGRETLSSDFLRQEALRWGDSRLLGNWVEQTPASGQEKIDQSAQTVTAISYVNMDVILISQFVYYKLKNQKMMKCSKSLKNFCVTWILMCVTLCIVLPCQLLIRNQDQSSVMERSNNSLDMIEMSGFVCGYISCVFYLGSRFPQLYKNFQRKSTEGTSYLLFALAMLGNCTYGLSLVLKMPTTESFRALYFLHHLPWLLGSFGVLLLDVFVTVQFLLYGQHKGRQHALVALEVEPLLLGEEQPSTVLSPAHAW, from the exons TCAAATTTACGTTGCCTGTCGGAATGGAAAGGTGGACCAAGCGCTGTCTTTGGGCTTTCTGCTGTGTTGGATAGCTGGAGATCTCACAAATCTTATAGGCTGCTATTTAGCAAATCAACTGCCAATTCAG AAAGATGTATGTCACTCCCCTATGGAAGTTTTCCTAAGCTGGAGGTGGACACAAGAGTGGATGGAGATGTCTTCTGTTTTACAACATCGTGTGCAGCTCTGTTCCATCTCCCTCATTGTAAAGGGGGAAGAGAGACTCTCAGTTCTGACTTCTTGAGGCAGGAGGCACTAAGATGGGGAGATTCCAGACTGCTAGGAAACTGGGTAGAGCAGACTCCAGCATCAGGGCAGGAAAAGATTGATCAGTCTGCCCAG ACTGTCACTGCCATCTCTTACGTTAACATGGATGTAATTTTGATTTCACAATTTGTCTACTACAAGCTCAAGAATCAGAAGATGATGAAAT GCAGCAAAAGCCTGAAGAATTTCTGTGTAACCTGGATCTTGATGTGTGTAACCCTGTGTATTGTTTTACCCTGCCAGCTGTTAATAAGAAACCAAGATCAGAGTTCAGTAATGGAAAGGAGTAAT aactctCTTGATATGATTGAAATGTCAGGCTTCGTTTGTGGCTATATATCTTGTGTATTTTACTTGGGAAGTAGATTTCCTCAGCTGTATAAAAAT tttcagAGAAAGTCAACAGAAGGCACCTCTTACCTGTTGTTTGCATTAGCCATGCTGGGAAACTGTACGTATGGCCTCAGCCTTGTCTTAAAGATGCCTACTACTGAATCTTTCCGAGCCCTCTACTTTTTACACCATCTTCCGTGGCTGCTCGGGAGCTTTGGAGTTTTGTTACTAGATGTTTTT GTGACTGTGCAGTTCCTTCTGTATGGTCAGCACAAGGGGAGACAGCATGCACTGGTGGCACTGGAGGTGGAGCCGCTGCTGCTGGGCGAGGAGCAGCCTAGCactgtgctcagccctgctcacGCCTGGTGA